In the genome of Sphingomonas naphthae, one region contains:
- a CDS encoding glycerate kinase type-2 family protein: protein MIFDAPRAWPRITTPDQARAGLLREMFSVALDAVSAERCVPPFLPSAPAGKTLILGIGKAGAAMARVAAREMPGRTDGIVLTRYGHSYRAEDMPPGMIVFEAGHPLPDEHGLQATRAILAAVQALGPDDQLLALISGGASALLTMPANGITLADKKAVTRELLLCGASISEINCVRTHLSEIKGGRLAIAAAPARVVTLAFSDIPGDNPALIGSGPTVSDRTRLSDARHILDRYRIDASDAVRAALLDPANETPTAQSDALPRLETKVIACSRNAQQAAGQLATAHGYTPVYLGDIEGDAAETGIVHAALALHHHAKGGRWALLSGGETTVVVHNPEGQGGRNGEYLLSLAIALGGQPGISALACDTDGIDGTEDNAGAVIDATTLARAARKGLEPTRALRENRSYGFFSALGDLVTVGPTRTNVNDLRIILVDAETPHQGIA from the coding sequence GTGATCTTCGATGCACCTCGGGCATGGCCGAGGATCACGACCCCGGATCAGGCCCGTGCCGGGCTGCTCCGCGAGATGTTCAGCGTCGCGCTCGATGCCGTTTCCGCCGAACGCTGCGTCCCGCCCTTCCTGCCCTCGGCACCGGCCGGCAAGACGCTGATCCTGGGCATCGGCAAGGCGGGCGCGGCGATGGCGCGGGTCGCGGCGCGCGAAATGCCGGGCCGCACCGACGGCATCGTCCTCACCCGTTATGGCCACAGCTATCGCGCCGAGGACATGCCCCCCGGCATGATCGTGTTCGAGGCCGGCCACCCCCTGCCCGACGAGCATGGCCTTCAGGCGACCCGTGCGATCCTGGCGGCGGTGCAGGCGCTGGGGCCGGACGATCAGTTGCTGGCGCTGATCTCGGGCGGCGCCTCCGCGCTGCTGACGATGCCCGCCAACGGGATCACGCTGGCGGACAAGAAGGCCGTCACGCGCGAACTGCTGCTGTGCGGTGCCTCCATCTCCGAGATCAACTGCGTGCGGACGCATCTGTCGGAGATCAAGGGCGGTCGGCTGGCGATCGCGGCCGCGCCGGCACGGGTGGTGACGCTCGCTTTCTCCGACATCCCCGGCGACAATCCCGCGCTGATCGGCTCCGGGCCGACGGTGTCCGATCGCACCCGCCTGTCGGATGCGCGCCACATCCTCGATCGCTACCGGATCGATGCCAGCGATGCGGTGCGCGCGGCGCTGCTGGATCCGGCCAACGAGACGCCGACCGCCCAGTCGGACGCGCTGCCGCGCCTGGAAACGAAGGTCATCGCCTGCTCGCGCAACGCCCAGCAGGCCGCCGGCCAGCTCGCCACCGCGCACGGCTACACGCCGGTCTATCTCGGCGACATCGAGGGGGATGCGGCCGAGACCGGCATCGTCCATGCCGCGCTGGCGCTGCACCATCATGCCAAGGGCGGGCGATGGGCGTTGTTGTCCGGCGGCGAGACCACCGTCGTGGTCCACAATCCCGAAGGACAGGGCGGGCGGAACGGCGAATATCTCCTCAGCCTCGCCATCGCCCTCGGCGGCCAGCCGGGGATTTCGGCGCTCGCCTGCGATACGGACGGCATCGACGGCACCGAGGATAATGCCGGTGCGGTGATCGATGCCACCACCCTGGCCCGCGCGGCGCGGAAGGGGCTGGAGCCGACGCGGGCGCTGCGCGAAAATCGGTCCTACGGCTTTTTCTCGGCGCTGGGCGATCTCGTCACGGTCGGCCCGACGCGGACCAACGTGAACGATCTGCGTATCATCCTGGTCGATGCCGAAACGCCGCATCAGGGCATCGCCTGA